The sequence GGTGGAGAAGGCAAGGCTCCTATTGGGCATCCAGGCCCACTAACTCCATGGGGAAAGCCAACTTTGGGCCATAAGACAAGAAAAAGACATAAACCATCAGATAAATATATCCTTCGCAGGAGAAATAAATAATGTTTTATATAAGGAGAGGATAGTCATGGGACGTTCAAGTAAAAAGGGTCCTTATGTCCACCCAAAGCTTTTAAAGAAAGTGGATGAAATGAACAAAACAGGAGAAAAAAAGGTTATAAAAGTATGGTCTAGATCTTCTGTTATTATTCCAGAAATGGTTGGCCACACTTTTGCAGTTCATAATGGAAAGAAACACGTTCCAATTTATCTGACTGAGGCTATGGTTGGCCACCGTTTGGGAGAATTTGTCCCAACGAGAACTTTTAAAGGCCATCCTGGTCATAGTGTAGCAGAGCGTTCTTGATATTTAGGTATAGGAGGAAATTATGGAAGTTCGAGCTGTATCAAAATATGTTCGAATATCACCGAAGAAGGTACAGGAAATTATTCATTTGCTTCCTGGCAAGCAGGTTGACGTTGCTTTGAATAGTTTGAGCGTTATGCCACATAAGGCTGCACGTATTCTTTATAAGGTTACGAAATCTGCTATAGCAAATGCAGAGAATAATTTCAATCTGGATAGAAAGGATTTAATTGTTTCTAAAGCTTTTGCCGATAAAGGGCCAAGCATGAAACGATTTACTCCAAGGGCATATGGACGTGCTTTTCCAATATTGAAAAGGACTTCTCATATAACTATAGTAGTTGCTACTGCTGAATCTAAACAAAAAGGAGGCAAACAATAAGTGGGTCAAAAAGTACATCCAAATGGATTAAGAGTTGGAATAACAAAGGATCATATTACACATTGGTTTGCCCCGAAATCAAGTTTTAGTTCTGATCTTGTGCAAGATTTTAAAATAAGACAATTTATAAAAAAAGAACTTAGCTCTGCTTTTGTTTCTAAAGTGTTGATCGATAGAAGAGGTTCTAAGGGTCAAGAAAGGATAAAAGTAATAGTAAGAACGGCAAGACCAGGTATGGTAATTGGTCGTGGAGGACAGGGCAGGGAAGTATTAAGGAAAAAACTTGTTGACGAATTTAATTCTAATATAGAAGTTGACGTGGAAGATATTCCAGTACCAGATCTTGATGCACAGCTAATTGCTGAAAATGTAGCTTCACAAATAGAAAAACGTGTAACTTTTCGAAGGGCAATGAAACAGGCTATTTTTAGAGCAAGGCGTTCTGGTGCCAAAGGAATAAAAATAATGGTAGGCGGTAGATTAGGCGGAGCTGAAGTGGCAAGAAGTGAATGGCTTAGAGAAGGAAGAGTGCCCCTTCAGACGCTAAGGGCTGATATAGATTATGGTTTTGCCGAGGCGCATACCATATATGGCATAATCGGAGTTAAGGTTTGGCTTTATGTTAACGATTTTGCTGAATATGCAAAATTTGCCTCGCCTATAATACCTGTTCCTGCAAGTGTAAAGCATGAGAATTTGCCCTTAGAGGAAGGAGAAATTAGCCATGATGATGCCTAAAAGGACAAAATGGAGAAAGCCTCATCTTTTCCACCCTAGAAGAATGGCTAAAAGAGGGACGACACTATTGCACGGTGATTATGGTTTGGTTGCTTTAGAAGGTGGATTTATTACTGCAAACCAGATTGAGGCGACTCGTAGGGTTTTAGCTAGAAGTTTTAAAAAGGTAGGTAAGGTTTGGATTAGAATATTTCCTCAGTTGGCGGTTACCTCTAAGCCAGAAGAAGTCAGGATGGGCGGAGGAAAGGGATCTCCTGAAACCTGGGTAGCTGTAGTGGACCCTGGAAAAGTTATGTTTGAAGTAGGTGGAGGAGTTGAGCCATCTGTTGCAAAAGAAGCCCTTAAACAAGCACAATACAAGTTATCTATAAGGACTAAGATTATTGAGGCAGATAAAGGTGGTGACAACTCATGAGCTATAAAGAATCTGAAGAAATTAAAGAACTCTCTGCTATGGATATTGAGACTTTGGAGAAAAAACTTTTAGAAGCCAGACGTGAGTTGTTTAACTTTAGATTTCAACAGGCAACCAGACAATTGACCAGCACTTCTAAGATTAAGGATATAAAAATAAGAATTGCAAGGATTTTAACCCTCTTGGCCGAAAAGAAAAGAGGTGTCAGATAATGAAGAAACGCTTAAAAGGTGAAGTAATTTCGGATAAAATGGACAAAACTGTAATTGTAAGAGTAATTGAAAATGAGAAGCACCCACTTTATAAGAAAACAATTAAGGTATTTGCTAAATTTAAAGCACACGATGAGCTTAATGCTTGTAAAGTTGGAGATACAGTCGTAATAGAGGAATGTAGGCCAATCAGTAAAGAAAAGAATTGGCGTGTCGTAGAAATTGTTTCGAGCAAGGAGGAAAGTGACGATGCTTTGCGTTCAATCGAGACTTAATGTAGCTGATAATACAGGTGCCAAGAAGGTTATGATTATAAGAATTATGGGAAAGAGTTTAGGGAAATATGCTGGAGTAGGTGATGTAGTAGTTGCTGTAGTAAAAGTGGCTCAACCTCATGGTATGGTTAAAAAGTCGGATATTGTTAAGGCTGTTATTGTAAGGACTCATAAAGAAATCAAAAGGCCTGATGGTTCCATAATAAGATTTGACGACAATGCCGCTGTAATAATAGATAATCAAGGAAATCCCCGAGGCACTAGAGTATTCGGTCCTGTAGCAAGAGAGCTAAGAGACAAAAACTTTATGAAAATTATATCTTTGGCTCCGGAGGTTTTATGAAAAACAAATTAGTTGAAAAGAGTAAATTAAACGTAATAAAGGACGATAACGTTTTAATAATATCTGGCAAAGATAAAGGTAAGCAGGGTAAGATTATCAAATCTATACCAGATAAAAAGATGGTAATTGTAGAAGGAGCAAATATTGTAACGAGGCATACAAAACCCAGTGCAAAGGGACGTGGCGGAATTCAAAAGATTCCAGCTCCTCTTTCTGTTTCTAAGGTTATGTTGATTTGCCCTAAGTGCAAGAAACCAACAAGGGTCAAACATAAGATTGATTCTGAGGGCAAGAAGCATCGTTACTGTTCGCATTGTAATGAAGTGTTTGATTAGGAGGTCTTTATGAAAGCAAGGTTAAAAGAATTATACGATTCTAAAGTAATACCTTATTTAAAGGATAAATTTTCATATAAAAATGTTATGGAAGTGCCAAAGCCTGTGAAGGTAGTTATTAATATCGGTTTAGGTGAAGCTGTTCAAAACGCTAAAGCGGTAGATGCTGCTACAGAAGACCTTAGAGTGATTAGTGGTCAAAAACCTATAATCAGAAGGGCAAAGAAGTCTATTGCTGCCTTCAAAATTAGGCAGGGAATGCCTATTGGACTAAAGGTAACTTTGCGCGGGCAAAGGATGTACTACTTTCTTGACAAGCTATTTAACGTTGCACTTCCAAGGATAAGAGACTTTAAAGGGTTTTCTGACGATCACTTTGATGGCAGAGGAAACATAACAATAGGTTTAAGCGAACAGCTTGTTTTTCCTGAAATAGAATATGATAAGATTGATAAGGTTAGAGGAATGAACGTTACTATTGTAACAACAGCAAAAACTGATAAAGAAGCCAAAGAATTGCTGGGTGCTCTTGGCTTTCCATTCAGAAAAAATTGATTCAAAAGACCTTTTTGGATTTAAAAGTTTACCTTAAAGAAGGAGTGAAATAGTTGGCACGAAAAGGTTTGTTAGAAACATGGAAAAAACCACCAAAATTTTCTTCGCGACAAAAGAATCGTTGCCTTTTATGTGGAAGACCACATGCATATTATCGTAAATTTGGTTTGTGCAGAATTTGTTTGAGAAAGTTGGCTTATGAAGGTGTAATACCTGGTCTTAGGAAAGCGAGCTGGTAAGGGAGGTTTATATGCATACTGATCCGATATCTGATATGTTAATAAGGCTAAAAAATGCTAATAATGCTAAACAGGACGTTTTTACACTTCCTGCTTCTAAAGAGAAAGAATCAATATTACAAATCCTGAAGCAGGAAAACTTTATTGAAGATTTTGAAAGAATTAAATCTAATCCACAAGATATTTTAAGAGTAAAACTTAAATATATCAACGGAAAAAGAGTTATTAGAGATGTTAAAAAGGTTAGCAAGCCTGGGCTCAGAATTTATGTAGGGAAAAACGACATTCCAAGAGTTTTGGGCGGTTTTGGTATAGCAATTCTCTCAACTCCTAAGGGCATAATGAGCGATCATATGGCTAGAAAAGAGGGAATTGGAGGAGAATTGCTGTGTATGGTCTGGTAATAAAGTAAATTAATTTATGGGCTTAAAAACCATAGCTTTATTTATCTATAAAGGTAGGTGATTGATTTTGTCTCGAATAGGGAAAAAACCTATAACGATCCCAAAAGGAGTAAATGTTGATTTAGACGTAAATCTGATAAAGATAAAAGGACCATTAGGAGAACTAACCCAGGTTTTGCCACCAGAAATAGATGTAAAGATTTCTGATAACAAGATAGAAGTTCAAAGGAAAAGCGACTCTAAAAGAGCGAGGGCTTTTCATGGGTTGTTTAGAACTCTAATTGCAAATATGGTTACAGGCGTTTCTGAGGGATTCAAAAAAGGACTTGAATTAGTAGGAACTGGTTATAGAGCACAGTTACAAGGCAACAAACTTGTAATGCAGTTGAGACATTCTCATCCTGTGGAATTTGTTCCGCCTCAAGAGATTAAATTCGAGCTGGAAGGGAACAATAAGATCTGGGTGAAGGGCATTAGTAAAGAGCTTGTAGGTCAAATTGCTGCAAATGTACGTAAATCACTTCCTCCTGATTCTTATAAAGGCAAGGGTATTCGTTATATAGGTGAAATCTTGCATCTCAAACCTGGAAAAGCTGGAACAAAGAAGTAGAGGAGGCTTATTGTGATAAAAGAGAAAACAAGATTAGAAGGTAGAAAAATAAGACAAAAGAGAACTAGAAAGAAGGTTTTTGGCACCAAGGAGAGACCTAGACTCTGTATCTTTAGGAGTTTGAATCACATTTATGCACAGATTATTGATGATACAGAAGGCAAAACTCTTGCATATGCATCTTCATTAGACCCTGAGATCAGAAATTCTTTATCTGGTAATAAGAAAGATAAATCAAAAGCTGTTGGTTTTCTTATTGCTAAAAGAGCTCTTGAAAAGGGAATAGATAAAGTAGTTTTTGATAGAGCAGGGTATAAATACCATGGTCGCGTGGCAATCCTGGCAGAAGCTGCAAGAGAAGCTGGATTAAAGTTCTAATGAGGAGGAAAATATGTTAAATAAATCTCAACACTCTTTGGAAGACGTTACTCTTCAAGAGCGTGTTATTGAAGTAAGAAGAGTAGCCAGAGTAGTTGCAGGCGGTAAAAGGTTAAGATTTAGAGTAATTGTAATAGTAGGCAATGGCGAAGGTAAAGTTGGAGTTGGAATTGGAAAAGCTCAAGAAGTGCCTTCGGCTGTTAGAAAAGCTGTCGAAAAAGCGAAGAAAAATCTTATAGACGTTCCTATGAGAGGTGATACTATACCTGTTTTTGTTCAGTCTAAATTTGGATCTTCCAATGTAATATTAAGACCTGCTGTTCCTGGAACTGGAATTATTGCTGGCACAACTGTTCGTGCAATACTTGAATTGGCCGGATATAAAGACGTGCTCACAAAAGTAATCGGATCTACTAATGCTCTTAATACTGTTTTGGCTACAATAAAAGGCTTGCAGGAAATTAATAATTCTATTCTCCTTTCAAAGATGAGGAAGGGAGTGGTTAGTAATGATTAGTCTTTCAAACCTTAAACCCAGTTATGGTGCTATAAAGGAACCAAAAAGATTAGGAAGAGGTAGGAGCTCTGGACATGGTAGGACATGTGGGAGAGGACAGGCTGGTCAGAATTCTCGTTCTGGTGGCGGAGTGAGACCTGGCTTTGAAGGCGGCCAAGTGCCTCTTTATAGAAGACTCCCGAAGTGGAAAGGGTTTAAGAATACCCTTTTTAAG comes from Thermodesulfobium acidiphilum and encodes:
- the rplE gene encoding 50S ribosomal protein L5; the protein is MKARLKELYDSKVIPYLKDKFSYKNVMEVPKPVKVVINIGLGEAVQNAKAVDAATEDLRVISGQKPIIRRAKKSIAAFKIRQGMPIGLKVTLRGQRMYYFLDKLFNVALPRIRDFKGFSDDHFDGRGNITIGLSEQLVFPEIEYDKIDKVRGMNVTIVTTAKTDKEAKELLGALGFPFRKN
- the rpsQ gene encoding 30S ribosomal protein S17 — protein: MKKRLKGEVISDKMDKTVIVRVIENEKHPLYKKTIKVFAKFKAHDELNACKVGDTVVIEECRPISKEKNWRVVEIVSSKEESDDALRSIET
- the rpsH gene encoding 30S ribosomal protein S8, with protein sequence MHTDPISDMLIRLKNANNAKQDVFTLPASKEKESILQILKQENFIEDFERIKSNPQDILRVKLKYINGKRVIRDVKKVSKPGLRIYVGKNDIPRVLGGFGIAILSTPKGIMSDHMARKEGIGGELLCMVW
- the rplP gene encoding 50S ribosomal protein L16 produces the protein MMMPKRTKWRKPHLFHPRRMAKRGTTLLHGDYGLVALEGGFITANQIEATRRVLARSFKKVGKVWIRIFPQLAVTSKPEEVRMGGGKGSPETWVAVVDPGKVMFEVGGGVEPSVAKEALKQAQYKLSIRTKIIEADKGGDNS
- the rpsC gene encoding 30S ribosomal protein S3 gives rise to the protein MGQKVHPNGLRVGITKDHITHWFAPKSSFSSDLVQDFKIRQFIKKELSSAFVSKVLIDRRGSKGQERIKVIVRTARPGMVIGRGGQGREVLRKKLVDEFNSNIEVDVEDIPVPDLDAQLIAENVASQIEKRVTFRRAMKQAIFRARRSGAKGIKIMVGGRLGGAEVARSEWLREGRVPLQTLRADIDYGFAEAHTIYGIIGVKVWLYVNDFAEYAKFASPIIPVPASVKHENLPLEEGEISHDDA
- the rpsS gene encoding 30S ribosomal protein S19, whose amino-acid sequence is MGRSSKKGPYVHPKLLKKVDEMNKTGEKKVIKVWSRSSVIIPEMVGHTFAVHNGKKHVPIYLTEAMVGHRLGEFVPTRTFKGHPGHSVAERS
- the rplR gene encoding 50S ribosomal protein L18, whose amino-acid sequence is MIKEKTRLEGRKIRQKRTRKKVFGTKERPRLCIFRSLNHIYAQIIDDTEGKTLAYASSLDPEIRNSLSGNKKDKSKAVGFLIAKRALEKGIDKVVFDRAGYKYHGRVAILAEAAREAGLKF
- the rplN gene encoding 50S ribosomal protein L14 — its product is MLCVQSRLNVADNTGAKKVMIIRIMGKSLGKYAGVGDVVVAVVKVAQPHGMVKKSDIVKAVIVRTHKEIKRPDGSIIRFDDNAAVIIDNQGNPRGTRVFGPVARELRDKNFMKIISLAPEVL
- the rpsE gene encoding 30S ribosomal protein S5 — encoded protein: MLNKSQHSLEDVTLQERVIEVRRVARVVAGGKRLRFRVIVIVGNGEGKVGVGIGKAQEVPSAVRKAVEKAKKNLIDVPMRGDTIPVFVQSKFGSSNVILRPAVPGTGIIAGTTVRAILELAGYKDVLTKVIGSTNALNTVLATIKGLQEINNSILLSKMRKGVVSND
- the rplX gene encoding 50S ribosomal protein L24 — its product is MKNKLVEKSKLNVIKDDNVLIISGKDKGKQGKIIKSIPDKKMVIVEGANIVTRHTKPSAKGRGGIQKIPAPLSVSKVMLICPKCKKPTRVKHKIDSEGKKHRYCSHCNEVFD
- a CDS encoding type Z 30S ribosomal protein S14 translates to MARKGLLETWKKPPKFSSRQKNRCLLCGRPHAYYRKFGLCRICLRKLAYEGVIPGLRKASW
- the rpmC gene encoding 50S ribosomal protein L29, whose protein sequence is MSYKESEEIKELSAMDIETLEKKLLEARRELFNFRFQQATRQLTSTSKIKDIKIRIARILTLLAEKKRGVR
- the rplF gene encoding 50S ribosomal protein L6: MSRIGKKPITIPKGVNVDLDVNLIKIKGPLGELTQVLPPEIDVKISDNKIEVQRKSDSKRARAFHGLFRTLIANMVTGVSEGFKKGLELVGTGYRAQLQGNKLVMQLRHSHPVEFVPPQEIKFELEGNNKIWVKGISKELVGQIAANVRKSLPPDSYKGKGIRYIGEILHLKPGKAGTKK
- the rplV gene encoding 50S ribosomal protein L22 gives rise to the protein MEVRAVSKYVRISPKKVQEIIHLLPGKQVDVALNSLSVMPHKAARILYKVTKSAIANAENNFNLDRKDLIVSKAFADKGPSMKRFTPRAYGRAFPILKRTSHITIVVATAESKQKGGKQ